From Calliphora vicina chromosome 3, idCalVici1.1, whole genome shotgun sequence:
ttcatttatgaaaaccataatttttctataaattttgttaaaaaagtagtaaattatttaatacttaaaaaaataacaaattatggaaaatttagtttgatttaCTTTGTTTCTTACAATATCGGTTTTATGACGAATATATTGAAGAAATCTGACTATGACAATGGCCtccatataaaataatataaactttgtttaaaaagtagtcaaaattatttagtactttttttaaaaagtagtaaatcatgaaaaattgtttatgatgttaattaaatttgatgATATGTtactaaaaacataaattttaagtaatttaaaaatagtagtagaaatactacctttttcaaaaactatcaaatttagtagttttttctattggaaataattatttacaaaatttcatttatgaAAACCataatatttctataaattttgttaaaaaagtagtaaattatttaatacttaaaaaaaataaaaaattatggaaaatttagtttgatttaCTTTGTTTCTTACAATATCGGTTTTATGACGAATATATTGAAGAAATCTGACTATGACAATGGCCtccatataaaataatataaactttgtttaaaaagtagtcaaaattatttagtactttttttaaaaagtagtaaatcatgaaaaattgtgTATGGTGTCAATTAAATTTGATGATATGTtactaaaaacataaattttaactaatttaaaaatagtagtagaaatactacctttttcaaaACCTATCAAATTTAGtagttttttgtattgaaaataattattaacaaaatttcatttataaaaaccataattcttgtataaattttctttaaaaagtagtaaatgatttgaaaaaattttacaaaaaatagtaaaatttgagaaatttttgttggaatattTTGTAAAAGGAAGAGCGACTTTAGAAAcctgtttatttttcaattttaaaatagtagtagaaatactaactTTTGAAAAGatggacattttttatttttttctgtagaaTATTATTGTTCTCATattgtcaaataaaataatacaattttattttatcaatatttaaaacaataataaattatttactgctattttacaaaaagtagtaaatttagagaaatttttgttggaatatttttaatgaaacaataattttttatttagtatttttttaaccttcgctttaccaatacccacccgggtgaccacatcgtttttattggattaatattttttttaattttgtttcgatttatatgaaatttgcaatcactgaacaaattttagagttctatagaatttaatagaaacattttaaactttttataaggttttttcaattttttaaaatttcgttcgtcgcatatatttatagaagtgtagtgtcacccgggtgggtattggtaaaccatgaacATAAAagacctttggtaaagcgaaggttaagttaGTAAGTTGTTAATCATATTTATATGAGCCGGcggtttatattgttttttattattctacTCTTTTCGGTTAATTCACAAGCTTTTTAGTCAAAATTCACGAAAAGTGTCTTAGGAATTGCTATAATTTAGATAAAAATCCTGAAACaggttctttatttattattaaacattattttggaTTAAACAATGTGCAGTTTTCGAACTTTGAATCTTTGGTTTGAGCTtagtttgagaatttttttttaatttttctaaatatatctaataatagattatgtacttacatttatttaaaagcattttatCTTGTGGATGATTACATTTCTGCACCAATGAATGTAATAAAATGTGAGCTGTATTATAGCgttcaaaacaatttttggtattaCTCAGTAACTCGTCTAAAGCAGCAGCCTGGCACTAAATTTAGCAAATAAATTATTAGCAAACTTTAACtataagaataaataaaaacctaTCTTACCATATCTAAAGCATAATCGTATAAAATTTTATCGGCTGTAATATTAAATGCATTGGCTTTTTGCAATAGACCAGTGCCATTTAATTTCTTCGATTCAAATAAAATGCTGCGATATTTTGAATTCATGGTTAataaagctaaaaataaaaacaaattaattactttttagctaaaaataatatgtataaagTATAAATTACCGTTTTTAACATTTGAGGAGGGCTTTAAACTGCCACTTCTTAGTTGTTGCGATGCTAAATTTAGGCCGGATGACAGCAGCTGCAAAGCTCTTACCAATAACACTAATCTCTCGGCTCTCTTACAATGCTCGGGAGCATGCGGTGGGATTTGTGGTTGTTCATTTGAGCCGGCTGCCATCAAGGCGGAGAGTGGGGCGCAACGTGAATCAGCCACTTCTTGTATGCAATCGGTGAGAgccaaaacaaaattcaatttggACAGAGTCTCATTGTGTTCACGATCCATAAGGGTTTCTTCCGACAGTTCGGGAGCATGGAATGCATGCAAATGATGATGGCTATCCGTTGGATTACCAGCACCGGCGGCATTTGTATCCAACAGACTTTGCAATCCACCGGTGGCACCCAATTCGGGCAAAGTAAAAGCTCGGGGTCCCAGCATGGGATGCTGATTGTTATTCTCCGAGGAGGAACCAGAGCCCAAAGAACCCACCGAGCCGGGAGCCACCATTAATGTGGGACTGCCTAGAGTGGGTAATTTTGTGAGAGCGGACGGAAGCACGGGTGAACTATGTCCGGAGCGTCTTAAAGGCGATTGTGTTTGACCACCAGGACTCACCTGCCAGGTGCAGGGAGCCGAGGGTGGTGGTGTTTCCGACAGCGAGCCACCCGAAGTCGAACGATGTCTACCGGTGGGTGGTGTACCAATAGCAAATTGCACAGCTGGCGGTGATATGGAATTAATATCACTACTAACACTACTCTTGCGATGCTCTTGCCGGCCCTTGACACTAATTGGTTGAGATCGCGGTATCTGTTGAGCCGGGGAGGCTGTCGGTGCTGTAGTCGACAGCTTTGGTGACGATATCTGTTCACTGTTCGCCCTATAACGCACTTGATTTTTGTCCAAGGGCGAAACATTGGGTGCGGTGGCCGCCACTGCGGGTACATTAGTATTTGTAGAGTAGCGTCTTACTGGTGCCGGTACGGGTTTGGGTTCAGAAATTGGTAAAGTACTAGGTCTTGGAGGACTGGACTGATTTTGAACTGCATTATTAGCGGCCTGTTGTTTAGTGGAATGTCTGTAAaagttgaacatttttaaatttattacagatttttgggaaaatttaaaacaaaaacttacttCTTTTCATATTCAATAACATTTGGATCTTCTGGAAGATTTTTGGGTACTAATACAAAGTCATCGGAATCTTCATGAGATTCCGAAGATTCGGTATTGTTTTCACTTTCACATAAAATACCCACATTTGTGATTGTAGCACAAATGGCAGGATTTTCAACCACCGAAACTGTAATGAaagaaaattctaattaaaGATTAAGTTAATAGCTGGAatagattaaaaaaaagttcctACAAGTTCCTACAATCTTTTCTTACTGAAAGAaggataatatttaaatttttaaacaatagcgTTAACAACAGCAGATTGTCAATAGAACTGCTGAATTTGTCTTGCTGACATGtaacaaaagttataaaaaagtCAAGGAGAGTCAGCAGGGAAAGAAAATCTAAAGgcttttgttatttataaataaactaaagAAATTTGTCTTTAACAAGACGAGAATCCAAAAATAGTTCCACTTACCAGCATTTTCATCTTGAAAATCATCATCTGCTCCTTGTTTTTGATGCTTCTGTTGCTGTAATTGTTGTTGtaactgttgctgttgttgctgctgctgttgttcaaGTTGTTGCTGCAATGGACTTTTCGATTTTGTAGGCGGTGTTGTACCCATAGCCAAAGAAGCTGGTATATCacctacaataaaaaaaaaacaaaaaaacaaattttaaaaataattcatagaAAAtctcaatattttacaaaaatattttcataatttcaaaattaaacaaacaaacaaacaaacaaacctgGTGATGTAGCCGCCTTTTTGCCCTGCAAGAAACGATGATTGAAAAAGCTTTCAAATGAAATTCTGTCCTTGGCATTGCGCCGCAATAAACACAATAACAAATCACGTAATTCGGGCGAGACACCATTGGGTATTCTTTAAAGCAGacgaagaagaagaaaaataaatatgttagcaaaaatattgaattaaatgcATTTTGTATTTATACAATGAAAtcgttacaaaaaaaatatttttagatttttatagctaaaatctaaaaacatcacaaaactattttatcAGACACAACAACTTACTTGGGTGCTAAATTGGCATTTTGTTCGTAatagaatttcaattcatttggtGTTTGTGCATAGAAAGGTGCTTTACCCGTTAAACACTGATAAACGATCGTGCCCAAAGACCATAAATCAGCTTTAGCATCATATTGCAAAGACATTATAACCTCAGGAgccttttaaataataataaacaaaaaataataatataaatagtgcctaaaacaatgttaatattttcaatttta
This genomic window contains:
- the Atg1 gene encoding serine/threonine-protein kinase unc-51, whose amino-acid sequence is MNIVGDYEYSSKDMLGHGAFAVVYKGRHRKRHFPVAIKCITKKGLIKTQNLLGKEIKILKELTELHHENVVALLDCKESQDCVNLVMEYCNGGDLADYLSVKGTLSEDTVRLFLIQLAGAMKALYTKGIVHRDLKPQNILLSHNYGKTLPAPSKITLKIADFGFARFLNEGVMAATLCGSPMYMAPEVIMSLQYDAKADLWSLGTIVYQCLTGKAPFYAQTPNELKFYYEQNANLAPKIPNGVSPELRDLLLCLLRRNAKDRISFESFFNHRFLQGKKAATSPGDIPASLAMGTTPPTKSKSPLQQQLEQQQQQQQQQLQQQLQQQKHQKQGADDDFQDENAVSVVENPAICATITNVGILCESENNTESSESHEDSDDFVLVPKNLPEDPNVIEYEKKHSTKQQAANNAVQNQSSPPRPSTLPISEPKPVPAPVRRYSTNTNVPAVAATAPNVSPLDKNQVRYRANSEQISSPKLSTTAPTASPAQQIPRSQPISVKGRQEHRKSSVSSDINSISPPAVQFAIGTPPTGRHRSTSGGSLSETPPPSAPCTWQVSPGGQTQSPLRRSGHSSPVLPSALTKLPTLGSPTLMVAPGSVGSLGSGSSSENNNQHPMLGPRAFTLPELGATGGLQSLLDTNAAGAGNPTDSHHHLHAFHAPELSEETLMDREHNETLSKLNFVLALTDCIQEVADSRCAPLSALMAAGSNEQPQIPPHAPEHCKRAERLVLLVRALQLLSSGLNLASQQLRSGSLKPSSNVKNALLTMNSKYRSILFESKKLNGTGLLQKANAFNITADKILYDYALDMCQAAALDELLSNTKNCFERYNTAHILLHSLVQKCNHPQDKMLLNKYRDAVEKRLNILQQQGYIYVTDENS